The sequence below is a genomic window from Lolium perenne isolate Kyuss_39 chromosome 7, Kyuss_2.0, whole genome shotgun sequence.
gtgaCGCCCGCGGGCATCACTCCCTCATTGGAGGCGCCATCGAGGATCCCCTCCCTCCTACCATTCCCCTCTAggccgggtgaaaacccaattcCTCTCGGAATGGGCGGCGTCTATGCCTCCGGCGTCTGATCATGCAACAAGGCGATCAGCGGAACGTGATTGAAAAATATTAATCATTGTCGCAGAGTATTACTGAAAGGGTAGACTAGAGACTAGAAGGAGGGTTGAATAGGAGCTTCACAAGTTTTTACCCTTTTCAATTTTTATAGCCGAAGCGGGAAAATAAAGGTGATTTCTTGAAGTAAATGAGGAACCTATATGAGATGCAAACAAGGAAATGGAAGCGGTACAACCGGGAGCAAGTGGAGGCGAGCCGCGATATATtctccgcagttccttccacaagagAAAGTACGTCTACGCTGAGTAGGGGTGCCACCACAAAGGTGTTAACCGCTACAAAGGTATCACCTTATTCCTTGTGAGCACACCACAAAGACGTTCACACCTTATTAACTAAGCAAGGTCGGTCAAGACGGCTAACCTTCAAACAAGGTTGAGACACACTCGACAAAGGACGGAGAGTCCCAACAACATCACGAACTAGTCACAAAAGGATCTAAGCTTTAGATGCTCCCAACAAGAAGGACCCCAGAAAGGAGATCTGGGGTTTCCAACTCCACAAagaaaagtatggggatcacgaaATTTGGTGGGTATATAGGTAGATCTTGTCCTCCTCCATCGTTTCCCAAAGTTTGGGGTGTTTGATTTGTTAGAGATGGAGATACACGCGATTGGAGCTCAAGActtatggaggagagagagtgttcTTCGGTCTCAGATCTAGATTGAGGAGGAAGAAGTTCTTTGTCTTGGTCTTAGATCTAGATTGAGGAGGAAGAAGGATCCCCCTTTTATAGCATGTACAACACTTGTAGCCGTTGCAGCATCGAGGGGTGTGGGGATGATCCGGGTTTATTAACCTCGAaagatcccccccccccccccccagatgaTCTGGTCTTGGCGACGATGAAGGTTCTGGCGAATGATACGGCCACCCCCATATACTGGGGAATTTCCGGGGGCCGGATAGAGTGAGATTCCGCTTGGCATCTGGGAGCCATGGCTCTGGCATTCGGGCCGGATGAAACGAAGGGACGGGGGCCGAATGGAAATACCATCTGCTCAGGCATCTGGTAGCTGACCAACACCTGGTATCCGGGATGGATGAAACGAGCATCCAGGACCGGATGGAAATTTCATCCGCCCCGGCTTTTATCTGCACACGTGTCATCTTCTAAGACTTTCCTCGGGCTTCTGTGTGAGGGAGCTCGGATGATCCGGACAGCTGTAGGCCGCATCATCCGCCCCTTAAATGTTGTGTTCTACATAGATTCTCCTCATCTTTCTTCACATCTCCTCAACATGTTCTTATTCACCAATAATAGAGATCAAACATTAAGTTGAATAATCAGATAGAGGGAACCCTAGCAAAAACTGGATCATCATCCGTAGTGCTAAAATTGAatccaaaacacttaagcacatacGCTAAAATTCATTCACATGTTGTTAACAAACACATAAAACCGTAGAGGTAAAGCATGGTCTTTCAATTACGAGCACACATAAAAATAGCAAGTCAACTATTGCTACTAGCAATACCTCACGTGGAGTAACTCAGCTAAGTTCAGTTTCATTGTTTCTTTTAAGGTAAACACTCCACGCCGTAGTCCGATACGAAACAAATCATCGGACCGATCTGTCGCCGTCAATTTCTATTCCATCGCACGGCCCATATATTGTTTTGCTTCTCACGAAAAAACCTTGGGCCCGTTAATCCCGCACCTTACGTTTCTGTTAGCTATCCCTAGATTCCTCTTCCGCCTGCATCTTGCTCCTCCCCAGTCGATATGCTGCTCGGTATGCTGCTCGTCACATCCGCTCCCCCCACCGAGCCACCGCTCCTCTCCCCACTGCGCGTCCAACTTACATCCTAGCCAAGACCTGCGTCTCCAGCTGGATCAAGTCCTGCGCCGACACGAATGCCGCTGCTGGGAATCATCGTCGGCGCATCCCTGATTTCCGGCGGCCGGCGCGGTTGGATCAGCGGTGCCCCGGAGGCTACTTCCGATGTTCCCTATCACCTTATCAATCAATAGCAAGTGACCTAGGACACAACCTGTCAGCGGGGAGGCTCACCAGCCATGGAGAGAGGCTGCTCTTCCTCGTTGCCTCGTTGGCCGATCTATATCTGCAGCGACGGCAAAATCCCGACGGTACAAACACAACGGCTGTCACCCGTACACTGTATTTATTTTTCTGCAACCTGCAGACTGCATTACCTTTATTCTTGTCGATCCGTGATGATACCCATGTGTATATGCTGAAAAGACAAACAAACTGTTTCAGACTAAGCTGGCTTGCACGTCGAAGGAAGAGGCGGCCACATGGTAGAGGCAAGCATACCCGATTCCAATTCCAATCTTATATGTTTCTAGGCTTCCACCAGTGGTGAGTTACATATGCTTCACAAATATGCAATATGTGCTTACTTGATTGGCATTACAGCCGTGCTTCCAAAGTTTGTATTCACGCTTCATATATTTCCTACATATGCTTCCTATGTAAGATGCACTGACCCTAGCTTCCTGAAGTTTGTATATTtgtttccaatttgtaagacattttaAACATTGCCACCAGGTACCTATTATTTCTCAATTGTCTTCCAAATGATGACTGTTATCACATCTAGGAATTCTCCTTTTTTACTGTGGATGGCACACACATGTTGCCTAGTACTTTTTTATTGCAACATTTATGCAAACTGAGACGTTCATGCCACCCAATGTGTTATTTGAAATTATACCTTTTTTCAGCGCACATTCTTTTTTCACCATGAAGGAGGCCCAATTTGATTGTGTCTACTATGTTGTTTGCAGCATTTTTTGTTTCAAAACATGGTAGCAGACTTCCATTCCAGATGTCGATTTATTCTGAAGCAGTCTATGTTGTGTTGTTGAATGCAACATATTTTTGTTACTATGGAAGTAGATTTCCAATGATTTGTAAGGGAAAAAACCTATTTAGCTTGAAACATATATGTAATCGTTGTTACAAATGAGTGTATTTTTTCTCTTGATGAAAATAAAATCCTATTGGTCTGAAATAATTATTTAGTCGATGGAAACAATCTTGTGCTATATTGGAAGCATACTGGTGGCTGTGAAACTAAATTTTCCTTGATGGAAACAATCTTATCTGTGGATCGCAAATAGTTACATTGTAAACATTTGTTTAGATCAAATTAAATTGTAATTGTACTGGAAGCAATCTTGCAGCAACGGGGACAAATTATGCTACTAAGGAAGCAAACTGTAATTAGTGTCCTCAAACtgtaaggaagcaaaccgtaattTGTGTGCTTCATGGCTCTGGTCCTCTTGGTGGTTTGTGTGCTTCATGGCTCTCGTCCTCTTGGTTTCCATTGACGTAGTGTTAGGCCATCTCCCGATGCCGCTGGAGCTTCTAGATGACCTCGTTGATGTTGCACGGCCTGTGGCCCCGAGCTCGAGCAGGGGCCCTTCGGGCTGACAGGGGAGAGGAGCGGAGCACCAACAGCCGCATCAGCGCACGACGACGCCCGGTGTCAAGTGGTTCATGGTTCTCGTCCGCGAGCTTGTGGGTTTTGACCTCAGTGAATACGCCGAGTCCATGGACGCCACCTTCTCCGTCCTGGTCGTTGAGTGGTGTGATGCTGGCTGCTGCTGCCCGACGATCGTGCGATGCTTCCTGCCCATATCTTCTTTGCTTTGTTTATTATAAAAGGCGTAGCAACAGAAAATAACAGTGATTCTTATGTATCATTTCTATGCTTCCGACAATTAAGCAATGTGCTTCTGACAATCCGACTTTGCGTCACTTCACATACCATGGATTCTACTAGCCTCACATGTGCTTCCTACTACCAACTTGGTTGCTCCCAAAGCCAAAATTATATCACTATATCATCAAAGACTATAATGCTAACGATGAAATAATTGCATGCTTCTTACTAATGAAACTATGCTTCACAGAATTCCCATGGAACTCAATCTCATGGTCCAGTTTCCCTCTTCAAAGTAAGAAGCTATCGTGAGGATGAATAAATGCGGAAGAAAGGTTGGCGTGCATTACAGGAGAGGTCACTCGGAGATTTTTTTCCAAAACAAGCATGCACGTGCATTACGGGAGCAGTTATTGGGATCAGCATTTACAAAGCAAGCATGCAATCAATTCCCCTGATCACGGAAAGAGCCACGCGGGCCTGGCTGGAAATCGTACGGTTAAGCTTCTTGACATCCTACGGCTAATCGCTGGTCCGATTGGAAACAAATATCGGGAGCCGATCCCTAGTGGTGCCCTTCTTTTAATGCCAGTTCCTAATCACAAAAAAAAAGTTCAGTTTCAGACATTTGTTTTCCTTGATTAAAAGAGAGCATCAGACACGCATGTTTTTATGGGCCTAGTTATATTCGTACAAAAAATACTTAATTGCTTTTTCCCTTTGACATGTCTTTTATTAACGGAAAATCCTATACATTGCCGAGCCGTGGGGCGGATTAACGCTTGTCCCCGTGCGGGAGCGAGCGGGCCGCGGCCCATCTAGGTTTGTTTTGCGTTTTTTGCGTTTTTTTCTTCTGTTCTTTTTCTGGTTTGGTTGGTTTTATGTCGGTTTAGTTTTTTTCTTTTCTCGGGTTTTGACTGTCTGTTTGGTTTTCGGCCGGTTTTTATAATTGCTcacttaaaaaaataaaaaatttattTGACATTTGTTCGAAATTATTTTTTGTTCGGAACTACCAGGACCGCTACTGCCCTCCTCGCCATGGGTGCACCCCAAGGGTCGGGTCTTACTCTCAGGGCTACTCTCATTGGGAGCACGTGGATGCAAAAGCACTCGAGTTGACCATACCATCATCCGTGACGTCACCTACACTGGGCCATTCTATTGCGTCCTCTAACAGGAGTCAACGGATATTACTACATAGGGTGTGAGTTCAATGCCTTCTCATCTGTCATTAGTTGAGTACCTCCTTGGGTGTCATGAGTCGAGTATCTCCTTGCACATGCTTTATCTAGTCATCCAACAGAAGTCGATGGAAATGGGCTGCGCTCACAAGCACATACTTCATCAAATCATCCAACAATTGATAATTATAAATCACCTTCATAGATGCATGACGTGAGTTCAGTACCTCCTGAGGTGTCATGACaatttgagtctacgcacggcaaCAAGCACCCACTCATATActagggggctactcccatcgggaggactagTCATGCACCCGGTACGGACAACTACAAAGCTTGTCAACTACATCAATTCCTTCTGCAGTAGCTATTCATGGCTTCTTACGGCCACATCTACTGCAACCTATGCACTATCGAGTACGGATTTGATATCTCCTCGACTACCCAGATCACATCCGCTCTAAGACCATATCTACATGTCGTGTCTAAGACGTAAAGATAAGTCCTTCAGATCTCATGTATTTGGCCCGACGATCGCCTCGGTGTTACCAGTTAAATTTTTGTTCCTACCACATGATGAAAAATTTCGACATACACGTTGGGTACCCCTCACATAAGTAGGAGCTCAATTAGGTAAGGCCTTTGCTACATGAGTCTGAGTTACACCTAACATATATTGGGTTCGAGTCCGGGGACTCGAGTGTGAGTATGTTGCGTTGTTTTTGCCAAGAGCAATTCATTGGTCCCCATCCATAAAATGTACCATGCACATTAATCGTCATCCCTGTGACTTTTAAGCAAACTATGCTTCCAGGTTTGCAATATCAACTTATATGGTTATTAACTAGGAACGTACCATGATCTAAGACGCTGACGTGATGTACTTCCGGCTAGTGGCTTCACCTTATATGGTTATCTATTGAGATCACGGCGTACGTGACACAAGATGCGGACCTGATGTACTTCTGGGTACGTATCCGACTGTTGACTTCGACTAAGCTTATGACTTTTAAGTCCCTACATGAGTttatgactccccaagctgcttTATCAAGTCCTCCAACAGGAGTTGGCAGGGAATGGGCTATGTCGTCAAGCACCTACTTTATCAAGTCCTCCGATAGGAGTCGATAGGAAAAAGGGCCACACCCACATTCACATATATATTTCATCGAATCCTCCAACAGCAGTGAATAAGACAAGGAATGCGCCAAAAACTTGTGTCAGGTTCCTCCTCGAGTGCTACAACTTGAGTCGATGCACAGctgcaagcacctgcccatagacccgggggctactcccatcaggagcgctggtcACGCACTTGGTAGAAAATAACTGTGCAACTTATCTAATGCTGCCGCAACATTGATTCAACTTCATACACCTCAATATATATGACGTCGAGTGTGGAATCTATAACTCCTCGATTGCCCAAATCACACCGTTGCGAAATTGAATCTGGATGCTGCCTCTACGCCGTAAATATAATCCCTTTGGATCACATCCATTGGCATGGCGCTCGCCTCTATGGCGGTCTACCAGTTAATTACCATGCCTATGGAAACATGAAAAATTCCGACGGAGGCATTGGATACCTTTAACATAAGAAGGAGCTCAATTCGGTTCGCAACGTAACCTCATATACTTTTCGACTCTGACAGGGGTTCATATTGAGTCTCTACGCAAGACTTCGACTCCCCTAGACACTCGAGGACTACTGATGTGGACATACCCAAATGTGTACCTCTCGTTATCATACCTGGTGCAGCTCAGACGCACATGAAGATTATGAACCCCAAGAAACCTTTTAAGTTACTATATAGTCGAAGCCATGTAACCTGGAATATCAATCAAGGAAAGGCCCAAGATAGGAAACTTCAACTTGTAACCTACCCGGACATGGTATCTAAGACCTAGCCTCTCATCTAAAGGCTAGGAGGGGCCTTCGAGGAGGACATCTAGAAAATCATTCACTGGATACACAAATCCTAGCTACACCAGATCTCATCATAGCCATCTCGGCGACCTTTGTAACCCCATAAATAATACAAACAGATAATCAACACATAGTGTTTCTCATCCAGAGCCCTGAATCTGGGTAAAACTCGCTTTGTTCCCTGTATGTTGTGTCTGTACGCTACAATCGAAAATAGGCTTCTTCCCGAAAACCCAAGTCTATCACGTATGTGCATTACCGTGGTACCCCAATACACCTAGTGGACCACTCTCAGTTAGGACGACCCACTTACTAAATGGGCATGTCAATTTAGCTTCTGACAGTTAAACCAAGCCATTCGGCTCGATCCCCGCGCTAAGTGCAGCCTAGTTAACAAGTTGAATGGTCAAACCAAGTCACTTGGTCCGGCCCAGAAAGTAATTGGGCCGCCCTGGTCACCTTTATTGGGTCGGCCTTCTTAAGGCATCGTAGGTTTTGTGTGGGCTTGTCATCTACCACGGATTTCCAACCATTTAATGACGCTATCGGCTAGTTAACGGCGCCTACCACGTGTCAGTTAGTATGACGTCAACAGTCAACGGCCTCCCAAAACTCTTTTGCCACTATTCGATTTTTCGTGCCTAAAGGTCCCTCAACCGCCACTGATCGAAAAATCCTTGGTAGATCCATAGGTGACGCAATATGCACCACAAAACCTGTTTCGTCGGCTTAGACTCGTTAACCACGGAAAAGATCCCTTAGCCGACAATTTTTTGCTATGGTAGATCAAAATATTTTTGTAGTGTTATCTAGTAAAGACACAAAAGGACAAACACAAGTTCCATACTTGCACTAACATATTACGAACTGACCGCTTTTACATGACATGGCTCCTAGCAGAGGATATACATATAATTAATATAATCATTAGAATAATTGGAAGCAATTCATAACCATAAGATTTTACCATAGTTGTTTTCCAAATTTAAATATATTAGTTTATTATATTAATTCTACTGCCCATTAAAGATTGAATGCTTCTAGATAAGGATATGGTTGTTCTAACATAGGAATGTTTTAATGGTAAATATATTAGTAGGTCCAAATAATGATGTAAATGTACTCGGTTTTGATAATTGGATAACAATTAATACTATCCATAAATAAATTCCGAATGCGAGTACCTACCAAAGATTTCTTGGACCGAGTCTACTCAAATAGCAACGGTTATTTATAATAAATTTTGATCCGTTTCCATTTACAATATGCTTTTCCTTCTATATAAGCTGAGTATGTATCCTCATATCTCACAGTAACATGTCGTTAGACAACAATACCCGTAGATCTCTAAGTTTTTGTAGTTCTTTGTGCTACCTACTTGTAGTAATAAGTTGCTTTCAAGTTTTCTGTGTTAGTATGCCGAGGAGGGAAAGAAGGTTGGGTGTCTCATATATCACTAATGACAAAGAGCGTGATGTCACCTTCTTTAAGAGGCGGTTTGGTTTGTTCAAAGGTGCCACCGACCTCTCCGTCGTCACTGGCGCTAGGGTTGCTGTCATCCTGGAGACGGATAGAGGAAAAATACACTCATTTGGTACGCCATCTGCTAAGCCCATTGTTGATGCTTTTTTGTCAGGAGCTCCACCAGCAGCTCCATTTCTCGATGAGGCAAAAGCTTCTAAGATTGCATTACTGCAATCTAAGGTGgctcagctggacatgaagagtgCGATGGAGGATAAGAGAAACAAACTATCCATCCAACGTATGAAGGAGATCCAAGATGAGAATCCAGGGATGGAGGCAAACCTTATCTTCTCAAAGGAAGAAGATCTCTGTCTAGAAGATCTTAACAAGCTCTTCAATGAACTATCAAGGGCCCATGAGGACATTACAAGCCGACTACCTCCATTGCATCATGGCCTCGATGCAAAAAATGGTGGCCTGAGCATGAAAAGGAACATGCTACCACCAAGAGGCCAATCACTGGATCACATGCACACTACTCCCCCGTCAGTGGCGCAGTTTTCATGGTCTCGCCACCTTTCGGATCATCAGTTGCCTTCGGTTCCACTAACGTCAGCATGCACACAAACTTTCGCACCAGTTCTTCCTATGGAGGTAACACAAGCTCATAATTCTAAACCACCAGCTTCGGAACCGCAGTATGCTTCCATACTGCATCCAATCCCTGATATGTTACATGAGTTGTTTACACCCCAAGACCTACATCTTCAAAATTATCCAAGTCAATGCAACACAGTGCAGCAACCAGAAAACTATGTTGGCCCTAAGTCAACCCCCCAGCACAATTTGGATTCCTACCCACAGTTAGCCAACTCTGGTGTCAATGAAGTCTTTGGTAACACATTTGGGTACAACCCATGGGGCTATCCTATGGTAGATCCAGTATACAACAATGGATTCCCATGGATGGATTCTTCCTTGGGATATAATGGTGCCAATTTAGATCAATCTTCCATTGGAAATGGTGGATGGGGCTATGCACCGCCATAATCGTTTTCTAGTCGGCAAGATGCTGATATTCATGCAGTTTATGGAGGATTTTTTTAGATGTTTGTTACTTCTTCCATTCTAATGCTATGTCGACTGCTTGTTATATTTTCATTGGGTGAACCGTCCTCTTTTGAGGCAATAATAATGAATGTTCCATGTTTGAGGTCTTGGTCCATGAATGTTCTCTCATCTATATGACTTCTACATCTTTGCATCGCTGAGTATTTTCATTATAAAAAAGTTAAAAACATATTGATGAGATGTTTGCAAGGTGAGGATAAAAAATAGGATTATAGATTTGCAATAATGATGATAGCTCACTCTGGGCAAAACATTATTAAATAAATTGATGGCATGAGATGTGCTCCATCATTATAATTGTGAAAATGGAAAGTACAAATGTCCACTCAAGAGATGAACACTAATAACTTGCTTTGGTGACCAAGACTACCAAAAACAATAATAACCCACTACGAAATTCATCTGAGTATACCATTTCTTCTTAATATCTGTCAATGTGTCttgtattcaaactagaaaactgGACATAACTTTGAAGGAATGAAGCCCATCTAAATGCCTTATTAATATATCGTTCATGCATCGTTACCAACATAGAAAAAGAACTCGCGATCTATATCTCCGTGAATATGCTGCAAACTATAATTTTTATATGTAAAATTAGCATTTCTTGGTTAAATTCAAGTCAAACTTTCAAAGATGTACCAACCATCCGATGGTACACAAATGAATTAATTCAATAAAATACACTACTTTTATGTAAGAACGCCTCAAATGTAGACTTGTAACATTTTAGCTTAACCTGGTTTTTTTGGCAACATTACAAGCTTTGGTCATTAGCTAAAATGAGAATTTTCATATTGGGAGAATTGTCATGTTGGAAAGATACGATCGATACATATTGCACATACATAAATCATTAACAACACATGCCCTCAGCTATGATCATAGTGTGTGCCTCACCTATCATATTATTCCTTTTTATAATATAACACGACATTTCCATATTAAGAAACAAATCTTGATGAACATGGAGTCAGGAACGAGTCGTGAGCATGGTTTTAATGATATGGATGCACATAgccaaagaaaaaaaagaagaagctaAAAAGAAAAGTCCAGTGATACAGTATTCCAGTTCTTGTAGTAGCATCACAAACACCCCCAAGAAAAACACCTAAAGTCCAAATTCTCCATAAGCAACGCCTCTAAGAAAGAAACAACACACAAGCATCATCATCGTCCGATCATATATCCTACATTTTCatactgaagatagtccccgctctcataaCAATGCCGTCAACAGGGTCATTGCCAGGTACAACCAATTAAGGCTAGATCTTTAATTTTCACCTTTAAAGGTAGGACgttgaacttcacatgtgttgtcggcCCCACTTGCATACTACTACCATGAATCCTAAAACACCAAGCAAGTTCCTCATCACCACAAAGAATCGAACCACCATTACTAGTCctcagatatcggctttcatgccAGTCTCCACCCCCGACTTCACCTTGGAAGGAAAAATTCATGTTCCATGATGGAAATTGATGGCAGATCTTCGCGTTTCTCCCTCCTGAAACCAAACGGTcaaaaaaacatgggtgcgcacgacaaaATCTCATCCGATCCAGCAATCTCCAGGCATGATTTGCCAAAGGGAGTTGGctagcggagccttccggaactcgacACTCCAGCTAGATCAAGGAGGAAAGACATCAAGCAGGTATTCATCTTGCCTCGAGTGGAACTCTAAGATCACTGTCTTTATTCGGGACGAGCCCCCCTTAGAGTTCATCTTCGGCCGCCCAACCTACCATAAAAGGCCGGAAGATAAATGGCGGCATGTATACTAGATCTTCATCGCGGGAAGATCAGTGTGGCATCCCAAGTTACCCCACCCCAGATCCCATCGAGGTCGTCTACCTACGGAGAGGaggtcgccgccgccatgcccGAGGCTACCACCCCTGCTCCCGTGGTGATGCGGGTAGAGCTGGTTTCGTTGCCATGCCGTGGAGCCAAGCCTCACAAGCCCGCCTCGCCGCCGCTGCCAGCCATCTATCATGACGCGCCTTTGCCACTGCTGGTGCACAACTAAAATAGGTAGAACAAGCGCCGCCGCCCCACCTGGTCGCGTCTAGTAGAGTCGTGAGGATGACGAACTCTGCATATAGAATATTAACCTCCTAGTAagtaatatgcatgcatggtacaGGATATGGGAATATGCGACCTTCCTGGAAATTATTACCTACAAGATAACCATGCGCGCTTCGCCGCCTACCATGCGTTGTTACATGGCGTGTCTAGTGCGACACATTTCTCGGTAGTATGATCAAGCTGTAAGGTGCTAATTGCGGTTTGTTTTCTCCAAACGGGCTGTTGTGAAATGGTGGGAAGCGCCATTTGCATTGCCTTCAAGGTCATTGTGCATGAAACATTGTTTTGGTCCAATCATCATCATGGTTTGTCGGTGCCCCGGCCAGGCGCGGGACATATGTGGCATGAGGTATCTCTGTTTTCGTGGTAACATATATTGCATCCAAGGGAAGACAATTTCCGCGAAATCAAGGACTATGAATCGCTCTACTTGTCGCACAAGTAGTCGACCTATCGCAACCTGTGACATGACTTGTCGCGCAACTAGTCAACCTACCGCAACCTGCGACATGACTAGTTTTGAAGTTGTAGATCGACTAGTCGATCACTAATCACAACTAGCTCTTGTATTTTAGTTGAGCTACTACTAGCGGGCTGGAACAAAAAGGCCTTCCCGGAAACCCTACCCATCTAGCAATAGATCCCTCCCCACCTCGCCGTCCCTCCACTTGTTGGCGCTCTTGATTCTTCTAGTTTCGCAAATTGGAAATTCTTGATGCAATCACACATTCACGGCTCTTCTACGGAACTTTGGCATATCATCAAGGAAAGCTTCGAGGTGTACAACCCCGACAACCTCATGCGGAGGTaggtggtggatgatcaactcAATGCCACCGCAATCCACATGATTGAATTGGCGGTACGCCCAAGGACGGTGCAGATATCTGCATATACAAGACCGCTGCCCAAGGAGGCTTGGGAGAAGCTTGATGAGCTCTTCCTCGGCAATCAGAGCATTAAAAGCTCAAAGTTTGATGAAGTCAATATGCCGCGGTTGGATTCGTCATggacgaggggggggggggggggggggagtcgGCCGAAGAAATGTACCAAC
It includes:
- the LOC127315491 gene encoding uncharacterized protein is translated as MPRRERRLGVSYITNDKERDVTFFKRRFGLFKGATDLSVVTGARVAVILETDRGKIHSFGTPSAKPIVDAFLSGAPPAAPFLDEAKASKIALLQSKVAQLDMKSAMEDKRNKLSIQRMKEIQDENPGMEANLIFSKEEDLCLEDLNKLFNELSRAHEDITSRLPPLHHGLDAKNGGLSMKRNMLPPRGQSLDHMHTTPPSVAQFSWSRHLSDHQLPSVPLTSACTQTFAPVLPMEVTQAHNSKPPASEPQYASILHPIPDMLHELFTPQDLHLQNYPSQCNTVQQPENYVGPKSTPQHNLDSYPQLANSGVNEVFGNTFGYNPWGYPMVDPVYNNGFPWMDSSLGYNGANLDQSSIGNGGWGYAPP